Proteins encoded in a region of the Bradyrhizobium sp. CB3481 genome:
- the groL gene encoding chaperonin GroEL (60 kDa chaperone family; promotes refolding of misfolded polypeptides especially under stressful conditions; forms two stacked rings of heptamers to form a barrel-shaped 14mer; ends can be capped by GroES; misfolded proteins enter the barrel where they are refolded when GroES binds), with protein MAAKEVKFSTEARDRMLRGVDTLANAVKVTLGPKGRNVVLDKSFGAPRITKDGVTVAKEIELEDKFENMGAQMVREVASKTSDIAGDGTTTATVLAQSIVKEGAKSVAAGMNPMDLKRGIDLAVEAIVKDLRSHAKKVTANDEIAQVATISANGDTEIGRFLAEAMQKVGNEGVITVEEAKSLNTELEVVEGMQFDRGYISPYFVTNAEKMRAELEDPYILIHEKKLSALQSMLPLLESAVQSGKPLLIIAEDIEGEALATLVVNKLRGGLKIAAVKAPGFGDRRKAMLEDIAILTGGTMIAEDLGIKLENVTLNVLGRAKKVVIDKENTTIVNGAGAKKDIEARVAQIKLQIEETTSDYDREKLQERLAKLAGGVAVIRVGGATEVEVKERKDRVDDAMHATRAAVEEGVLPGGGVALLRALKALERVKTANADQKAGVDIVRRAIQMPARQIVENAGEDGSLIVGKLIEKSDYNWGFNAATGEYQDLVRAGVIDPAKVVRTALQDAASIAALLITTEALVAEKPKKAEAPAAPPMDF; from the coding sequence AACGGAAGCGCGCGACCGCATGCTGCGCGGCGTCGATACGCTGGCAAACGCCGTCAAGGTGACACTCGGGCCGAAAGGGCGCAACGTGGTGCTGGACAAATCCTTTGGCGCGCCGCGCATCACCAAGGACGGTGTCACGGTCGCCAAGGAAATCGAGCTCGAAGACAAGTTTGAGAACATGGGCGCGCAGATGGTTCGCGAGGTGGCGTCCAAAACCAGCGACATCGCCGGCGACGGCACGACGACCGCGACCGTGCTGGCGCAATCGATCGTCAAGGAAGGCGCGAAATCCGTTGCTGCGGGCATGAACCCGATGGACCTCAAGCGCGGCATCGACCTCGCGGTCGAGGCGATCGTCAAGGATCTCCGATCGCACGCCAAGAAGGTCACCGCGAACGACGAGATCGCCCAGGTCGCCACGATCTCGGCGAATGGCGACACCGAGATCGGCCGCTTCCTTGCCGAGGCCATGCAGAAAGTCGGCAATGAAGGCGTCATTACGGTGGAGGAGGCAAAGAGCCTCAATACGGAGTTGGAGGTGGTCGAGGGCATGCAGTTCGACCGCGGCTACATCTCGCCTTATTTCGTCACCAATGCCGAAAAGATGCGGGCCGAGCTCGAAGACCCTTACATCCTGATCCATGAGAAGAAGCTGTCCGCACTGCAATCGATGCTGCCGCTGCTCGAGTCGGCGGTGCAGTCGGGCAAGCCGCTGCTGATCATCGCCGAGGACATCGAAGGCGAGGCGCTGGCGACTCTGGTCGTCAACAAGCTGCGCGGCGGGCTGAAGATCGCAGCCGTCAAGGCGCCGGGCTTCGGCGATCGCCGCAAGGCGATGCTGGAGGACATCGCGATCCTCACCGGTGGCACAATGATCGCCGAAGATCTCGGCATCAAGCTCGAGAACGTCACGCTCAACGTGCTCGGCCGGGCCAAGAAGGTGGTAATCGACAAGGAGAATACCACCATCGTCAACGGCGCCGGCGCCAAGAAGGACATCGAGGCGCGCGTTGCCCAGATCAAGCTGCAGATCGAGGAGACCACATCGGATTACGATCGCGAAAAGCTGCAGGAGCGGCTTGCCAAGCTCGCCGGCGGCGTCGCCGTGATCCGGGTCGGCGGCGCCACGGAAGTCGAGGTCAAGGAGCGTAAGGATCGCGTTGACGATGCGATGCATGCGACGCGCGCCGCGGTGGAAGAAGGCGTCCTGCCGGGCGGCGGGGTGGCGCTATTGCGCGCGCTCAAGGCGCTTGAACGCGTCAAGACCGCCAACGCCGACCAAAAAGCCGGCGTCGACATCGTGCGGCGCGCGATCCAGATGCCGGCCCGGCAGATCGTCGAGAATGCCGGAGAAGACGGCTCGCTGATAGTCGGCAAGCTGATTGAGAAAAGTGACTACAATTGGGGCTTCAACGCGGCGACCGGCGAGTACCAGGATCTGGTGCGGGCCGGCGTGATCGACCCGGCCAAGGTGGTTCGCACGGCCTTGCAGGATGCCGCGTCTATCGCCGCGCTCCTGATCACCACCGAGGCGCTCGTCGCCGAGAAACCGAAGAAGGCGGAAGCCCCGGCCGCGCCGCCGATGGACTTCTAG